A genomic window from Ilyobacter polytropus DSM 2926 includes:
- the trpD gene encoding anthranilate phosphoribosyltransferase has product MSDVYRKLLDGNSLTSKEMYSLMEDIFDGKLSEVQTASILTALKIKGETSQEIIGGATFMRDRAIAFENDQNSFDPVGTGGDGIHSINISTGTAFIAAAAGIRVIKHGNRSVSSKSGSADVLQSLGMDLTTNKEKMKKALEETGMSFLFAPIYHHSMKQVAGIRKAMGVRTIFNILGPLANPGKANHMLLGVYDKKLMDNMADALIKMGCKRALIVHGMEDGADEISITGKTRVVEVENGRIKEYEIFPENFGLKRATLEDIKGGDPDENRQLLIDALSGKERGAKRDVLLLNAGAALFINGKTENITEGVKLAGKLIDDGIVMETVNSFIEKVK; this is encoded by the coding sequence ATGAGCGATGTATATAGAAAATTGTTGGACGGAAATAGTCTTACTTCAAAAGAGATGTACAGTCTTATGGAGGATATATTTGATGGTAAATTATCTGAAGTACAGACTGCCTCTATACTCACAGCCCTCAAAATAAAAGGAGAAACCTCCCAAGAGATAATCGGTGGTGCCACCTTTATGAGAGACAGGGCCATAGCCTTTGAAAATGACCAGAACTCCTTTGATCCAGTAGGTACAGGTGGAGACGGAATACACAGTATCAATATATCCACAGGAACGGCTTTTATAGCTGCAGCAGCTGGAATAAGAGTTATAAAACATGGAAACAGATCGGTTTCTAGTAAGTCTGGAAGTGCTGATGTACTTCAAAGCCTGGGAATGGATCTGACTACAAATAAAGAAAAGATGAAAAAAGCCTTGGAAGAGACAGGAATGTCCTTTTTGTTTGCCCCTATATACCACCACAGTATGAAGCAGGTGGCAGGTATCAGAAAGGCTATGGGTGTGAGAACAATATTTAATATTCTCGGTCCTCTTGCCAATCCAGGTAAGGCCAATCACATGCTTTTAGGAGTATACGATAAAAAACTCATGGATAATATGGCAGATGCTCTTATAAAAATGGGATGTAAGAGAGCTCTTATTGTCCACGGTATGGAAGACGGAGCCGACGAAATATCAATAACAGGTAAAACAAGAGTTGTCGAAGTTGAAAACGGAAGAATAAAAGAGTATGAGATATTCCCGGAAAATTTCGGACTTAAAAGAGCCACTCTTGAGGATATAAAAGGAGGAGATCCTGATGAAAACAGACAACTCCTTATCGATGCCCTTTCGGGAAAAGAAAGAGGTGCCAAAAGAGATGTTCTGCTTTTAAATGCAGGAGCGGCACTTTTTATCAATGGAAAGACAGAAAATATAACTGAAGGTGTGA
- a CDS encoding anthranilate synthase component II: MILLIDNYDSFTYNLYHLIGELHRDIKVVRNDKITIDEIRKLNPDVIVLSPGPKAPKDAGICLEVVKKLYKEYPILGICLGHQTIGEAFGGDVVIANKAVHGKVSYIKHTGKSIFKGLEQDVQIARYHSLIVEKDSMPEILEILAETDEGEVMAVKHKNYPVVGLQFHPESINTPKGKEMMKNFLEEVM; this comes from the coding sequence ATGATACTTTTGATAGATAATTATGATTCATTTACCTACAACTTATATCACCTTATAGGGGAGCTTCACAGGGATATAAAAGTAGTGAGAAATGACAAAATCACAATAGACGAGATAAGAAAACTCAATCCAGATGTAATAGTATTGTCGCCTGGACCAAAGGCCCCAAAAGATGCAGGTATATGTCTAGAGGTTGTAAAAAAGTTATATAAGGAATATCCTATCCTTGGAATATGTCTTGGGCATCAGACTATCGGAGAGGCTTTTGGAGGAGATGTGGTCATCGCCAATAAAGCTGTTCATGGAAAAGTTTCTTATATAAAACATACTGGAAAAAGTATATTTAAGGGCTTAGAACAGGATGTTCAGATAGCTAGATATCATTCACTTATTGTTGAAAAAGACAGTATGCCTGAAATCTTGGAAATATTGGCAGAAACAGATGAGGGTGAGGTCATGGCTGTAAAACATAAAAACTACCCTGTGGTGGGACTGCAGTTTCATCCAGAGTCTATAAATACCCCAAAAGGGAAAGAAATGATGAAAAATTTTTTGGAAGAGGTGATGTAA